In the genome of Populus trichocarpa isolate Nisqually-1 chromosome 6, P.trichocarpa_v4.1, whole genome shotgun sequence, one region contains:
- the LOC7491959 gene encoding proteinaceous RNase P 1, chloroplastic/mitochondrial isoform X3, translating into MACFTSNILQQKHVLSITLCKYPSPSLHACKFHFLSHIPGSSPPKHTPLLVATTLASNILHAKLSATDHDSPTKTINSRTRKENNALGFPSSRRIAKRVERKHVKNLTTSVVDEKTEKRFSKDRNTRKNMGFRESTGMGSENCTKDGKKGIRFLATMDSQGVCGEMESRTKNGSDIQVIKVDKIGKGSKQDKVDSSELKLRVRLDMCSKRGDVIAAIQLYDLAQREGIKMGQYHYAVLLYLCSSAAVGGVQPAKSGSESVGRAIDSLDVSNEVSNVKFQELSELRDEDDRKVGATELHIRVSDNRKKLVDADREPGSIAEMELNHGSTFGNLDDKESLVQFFNECNKLNFQHLDGRPSHGKDKDVNIHGTHEIQFSEDVKKYALQRGCEIFEKMCKEKVPINEATLTAVARMAMSIGNGDLAFEMVKQMDALGINPKLRSYGPALSVFCSSGDIDKAFYVEKHMLEHGVYPEEPELKALLRVSVEGGKGDKVYYLLHKLRRIVRRVSPSTAGIIVRWFNSKAASRVGKTKWDVKEAIENGGGGWHGQGWLGKGKWTVSCTSVGLDGICKYCGQKLTTIDLDAVETEKFAESVASIAIKRDRDSSFQRFQKWLDYYGPFEAVIDGANAGIYNQGRFMPSKINAVVNGIRQKLPSKKWPLIVLHNKRITGRKMDGPVNKAFIEKWKNADALYATPTGSNDDWYWLYAAIKFKCLIVTNDEMRDHTFHLLGNDFFPRWKERHQVHFRFTDAGPDFDMPPPCSVVIQESEKGHWHIPIETEGEGEGEAEREWLCITRANSRTTRHSITTTPGVPLY; encoded by the exons ATGGCCTGCTTCACCTCTAACATTCTGCAGCAAAAGCATGTACTCTCAATCACTCTCTGTAAGTATCCATCGCCATCTCTTCATGCTTGCAAATTTCACTTTTTATCTCACATTCCTGGTTCCTCACCTCCCAAGCACACACCGCTTCTTGTAGCTACAACACTTGCTAGTAACATCCTACATGCAAAGTTATCTGCAACTGACCATGATAGTCCAACCAAAACCATTAATTCAAGAACCAGAAAGGAAAATAATGCATTGGGGTTCCCTTCTTCAAGAAGAATAGCTAAAAGGGTAGAGAGAAAACATGTCAAAAACCTTACTACTTCTGTAGTTGACGAGAAGACTGAGAAGCGGTTTTCGAAGGATAGAAATACAAGAAAGAATATGGGTTTTAGAGAAAGTACAGGAATGGGTTCTGAGAATTGTACTAAAGATGGGAAAAAGGGCATTAGATTTTTGGCAACTATGGACAGTCAAGGAGTATGTGGTGAAATGGAGAGTAGAACAAAAAACGGTAGTGATATTCAAGTTATTAAAGTGGACAAAATTGGAAAAGGGTCTAAACAAGACAAGGTTGATTCATCAGAACTCAAGTTACGAGTTAGGTTGGATATGTGCTCGAAAAGAGGAGATGTGATAGCTGCAATTCAATTATATGATTTGGCTCAGAGAGAAGGAATCAAGATGGGGCAGTATCATTATGCTGTACTTTTGTATCTTTGTTCCTCTGCTGCTGTTGGTGGTGTTCAACCAGCTAAAAGCGGGAGTGAGAGTGTTGGGCGAGCCATCGATTCATTAGATGTGTCTAATGAAGTTTCGAATGTAAAATTTCAGGAGTTGAGTGAATTAAGGGATGAGGATGATAGAAAAGTTGGTGCTACTGAATTGCATATTCGTGTTTCCGACAATAGGAAGAAATTAGTCGATGCTGATAGAGAACCTGGAAGTATAGCTGAAATGGAGTTGAATCATGGCAGTACGTTTGGTAATTTAGATGACAAGGAAAGTTTGGTCCAGTTTTTCAATGAGTGTAACAAGCTAAACTTTCAACACTTGGATGGACGGCCTTCACATGGAAAGGATAAAGATGTCAATATACATGGCACTCATGAAATTCAGTTCAGCGAAGATGTCAAGAAGTATGCACTTCAAAGGGGCTGTGAGATCTTTGAGAAAATGTGCAAGGAAAAGGTCCCAATAAATGAAGCAACCTTGACAGCTGTGGCAAGAATGGCGATGTCAATTGGTAATGGTGATCTGGCCTTTGAAATGGTGAAACAGATGGACGCATTGGGGATAAATCCTAAATTGCGGTCCTATGGACCTGCTCTATCTGTGTTTTGCAGTAGTGGAGACATCGACAAAGCATTTTATGTAGAGAAGCACATGTTGGAACATGGTGTTTATCCAGAGGAGCCTGAATTGAAGGCACTCTTAAGAGTAAGTGTAGAAGGTGGTAAAGGTGACAAGGTTTATTATTTGCTACATAAACTACGAAGAATTGTAAGGAGGGTCTCGCCCTCTACTGCAGGCATAATTGTTAGATGGTTTAACAGCAAGGCAGCTTCAAGAGTGGGAAAAACAAAATGGGACGTTAAAGAAGCAATTGAAAATGGAGGTGGAGGTTGGCATGGGCAAGGTTGGCTGGGTAAGGGAAAGTGGACTGTTTCTTGTACATCTGTTGGGCTGGATGGAATTTGCAAGTACTGTGGACAGAAATTGACCACAATTGACCTTGATGCTGTTGAAACAGAGAAATTTGCCGAATCAGTTGCTTCTATTGCCATAAAACGTGACAGAGATTCAAGCTTTCAAAGATTTCAA AAATGGCTTGATTACTATGGACCTTTTGAAGCAGTGATAGACGGAGCAAATGCTGGTATTTACAACCAGGGAAGGTTCATGCCATCAAAG ATCAATGCTGTTGTTAATGGTATACGTCAGAAGCTTCCTTCAAAAAAATGGCCACTCATTGTTCTGCATAACAAGCGAATCACTGGACGCAAGATGGATGGACCGGTAAATAAAGCTTTCATTGAAAAGTGGAAAAATGCTGATGCACTTTATGCAACACCCACTGGATCAAATGATGATTG GTACTGGTTGTATGCAGCTATAAAGTTCAAGTGTTTAATTGTGACCAATGACGAGATGAGAGACCATACATTTCATCTTCTAGGAAACGACTTCTTCCCTAGATGGAAAGAAAGGCATCAG GTGCATTTCAGATTTACTGATGCTGGTCCAGATTTTGACATGCCTCCGCCTTGCTCTGTTGTAATTCAG GAATCAGAAAAAGGTCACTGGCATATTCCAATTGAAACAGAAGGCGAAGGCGAAGGCGAAGCAGAAAGAGAATGGTTATGCATTACACGGGCTAACTCGCGAACAACAAGACATTCTATCACCACCACGCCTGGAG TTCCCCTGTATTGA
- the LOC7491959 gene encoding proteinaceous RNase P 1, chloroplastic/mitochondrial isoform X1, giving the protein MACFTSNILQQKHVLSITLCKYPSPSLHACKFHFLSHIPGSSPPKHTPLLVATTLASNILHAKLSATDHDSPTKTINSRTRKENNALGFPSSRRIAKRVERKHVKNLTTSVVDEKTEKRFSKDRNTRKNMGFRESTGMGSENCTKDGKKGIRFLATMDSQGVCGEMESRTKNGSDIQVIKVDKIGKGSKQDKVDSSELKLRVRLDMCSKRGDVIAAIQLYDLAQREGIKMGQYHYAVLLYLCSSAAVGGVQPAKSGSESVGRAIDSLDVSNEVSNVKFQELSELRDEDDRKVGATELHIRVSDNRKKLVDADREPGSIAEMELNHGSTFGNLDDKESLVQFFNECNKLNFQHLDGRPSHGKDKDVNIHGTHEIQFSEDVKKYALQRGCEIFEKMCKEKVPINEATLTAVARMAMSIGNGDLAFEMVKQMDALGINPKLRSYGPALSVFCSSGDIDKAFYVEKHMLEHGVYPEEPELKALLRVSVEGGKGDKVYYLLHKLRRIVRRVSPSTAGIIVRWFNSKAASRVGKTKWDVKEAIENGGGGWHGQGWLGKGKWTVSCTSVGLDGICKYCGQKLTTIDLDAVETEKFAESVASIAIKRDRDSSFQRFQKWLDYYGPFEAVIDGANAGIYNQGRFMPSKINAVVNGIRQKLPSKKWPLIVLHNKRITGRKMDGPVNKAFIEKWKNADALYATPTGSNDDWYWLYAAIKFKCLIVTNDEMRDHTFHLLGNDFFPRWKERHQVHFRFTDAGPDFDMPPPCSVVIQESEKGHWHIPIETEGEGEGEAEREWLCITRANSRTTRHSITTTPGGSQSVGHGKKQARSSMQTRVAIKPDRLKHNIPDNIRKPPQDYKNLKNILAASGFPDHRTVLSEIETAEELGDTVIDFQI; this is encoded by the exons ATGGCCTGCTTCACCTCTAACATTCTGCAGCAAAAGCATGTACTCTCAATCACTCTCTGTAAGTATCCATCGCCATCTCTTCATGCTTGCAAATTTCACTTTTTATCTCACATTCCTGGTTCCTCACCTCCCAAGCACACACCGCTTCTTGTAGCTACAACACTTGCTAGTAACATCCTACATGCAAAGTTATCTGCAACTGACCATGATAGTCCAACCAAAACCATTAATTCAAGAACCAGAAAGGAAAATAATGCATTGGGGTTCCCTTCTTCAAGAAGAATAGCTAAAAGGGTAGAGAGAAAACATGTCAAAAACCTTACTACTTCTGTAGTTGACGAGAAGACTGAGAAGCGGTTTTCGAAGGATAGAAATACAAGAAAGAATATGGGTTTTAGAGAAAGTACAGGAATGGGTTCTGAGAATTGTACTAAAGATGGGAAAAAGGGCATTAGATTTTTGGCAACTATGGACAGTCAAGGAGTATGTGGTGAAATGGAGAGTAGAACAAAAAACGGTAGTGATATTCAAGTTATTAAAGTGGACAAAATTGGAAAAGGGTCTAAACAAGACAAGGTTGATTCATCAGAACTCAAGTTACGAGTTAGGTTGGATATGTGCTCGAAAAGAGGAGATGTGATAGCTGCAATTCAATTATATGATTTGGCTCAGAGAGAAGGAATCAAGATGGGGCAGTATCATTATGCTGTACTTTTGTATCTTTGTTCCTCTGCTGCTGTTGGTGGTGTTCAACCAGCTAAAAGCGGGAGTGAGAGTGTTGGGCGAGCCATCGATTCATTAGATGTGTCTAATGAAGTTTCGAATGTAAAATTTCAGGAGTTGAGTGAATTAAGGGATGAGGATGATAGAAAAGTTGGTGCTACTGAATTGCATATTCGTGTTTCCGACAATAGGAAGAAATTAGTCGATGCTGATAGAGAACCTGGAAGTATAGCTGAAATGGAGTTGAATCATGGCAGTACGTTTGGTAATTTAGATGACAAGGAAAGTTTGGTCCAGTTTTTCAATGAGTGTAACAAGCTAAACTTTCAACACTTGGATGGACGGCCTTCACATGGAAAGGATAAAGATGTCAATATACATGGCACTCATGAAATTCAGTTCAGCGAAGATGTCAAGAAGTATGCACTTCAAAGGGGCTGTGAGATCTTTGAGAAAATGTGCAAGGAAAAGGTCCCAATAAATGAAGCAACCTTGACAGCTGTGGCAAGAATGGCGATGTCAATTGGTAATGGTGATCTGGCCTTTGAAATGGTGAAACAGATGGACGCATTGGGGATAAATCCTAAATTGCGGTCCTATGGACCTGCTCTATCTGTGTTTTGCAGTAGTGGAGACATCGACAAAGCATTTTATGTAGAGAAGCACATGTTGGAACATGGTGTTTATCCAGAGGAGCCTGAATTGAAGGCACTCTTAAGAGTAAGTGTAGAAGGTGGTAAAGGTGACAAGGTTTATTATTTGCTACATAAACTACGAAGAATTGTAAGGAGGGTCTCGCCCTCTACTGCAGGCATAATTGTTAGATGGTTTAACAGCAAGGCAGCTTCAAGAGTGGGAAAAACAAAATGGGACGTTAAAGAAGCAATTGAAAATGGAGGTGGAGGTTGGCATGGGCAAGGTTGGCTGGGTAAGGGAAAGTGGACTGTTTCTTGTACATCTGTTGGGCTGGATGGAATTTGCAAGTACTGTGGACAGAAATTGACCACAATTGACCTTGATGCTGTTGAAACAGAGAAATTTGCCGAATCAGTTGCTTCTATTGCCATAAAACGTGACAGAGATTCAAGCTTTCAAAGATTTCAA AAATGGCTTGATTACTATGGACCTTTTGAAGCAGTGATAGACGGAGCAAATGCTGGTATTTACAACCAGGGAAGGTTCATGCCATCAAAG ATCAATGCTGTTGTTAATGGTATACGTCAGAAGCTTCCTTCAAAAAAATGGCCACTCATTGTTCTGCATAACAAGCGAATCACTGGACGCAAGATGGATGGACCGGTAAATAAAGCTTTCATTGAAAAGTGGAAAAATGCTGATGCACTTTATGCAACACCCACTGGATCAAATGATGATTG GTACTGGTTGTATGCAGCTATAAAGTTCAAGTGTTTAATTGTGACCAATGACGAGATGAGAGACCATACATTTCATCTTCTAGGAAACGACTTCTTCCCTAGATGGAAAGAAAGGCATCAG GTGCATTTCAGATTTACTGATGCTGGTCCAGATTTTGACATGCCTCCGCCTTGCTCTGTTGTAATTCAG GAATCAGAAAAAGGTCACTGGCATATTCCAATTGAAACAGAAGGCGAAGGCGAAGGCGAAGCAGAAAGAGAATGGTTATGCATTACACGGGCTAACTCGCGAACAACAAGACATTCTATCACCACCACGCCTGGAG GATCACAGTCTGTTGGACATGGTAAGAAGCAAGCAAGGTCCTCCATGCAGACTAGAGTTGCGATAAAGCCAGATCGCTTAAAACATAACATCCCCGACAACATACGAAAGCCACCTCAAGACTACAAGAATCTCAAAAATATTCTTGCAGCATCAGGGTTCCCAGATCATCGCACTGTTCTATCAGAAATTGAGACAGCAGAGGAACTTGGAGACACTGTTATTGACTTCCAGATATAA
- the LOC7491959 gene encoding proteinaceous RNase P 1, chloroplastic/mitochondrial isoform X2, translated as MACFTSNILQQKHVLSITLSTTLASNILHAKLSATDHDSPTKTINSRTRKENNALGFPSSRRIAKRVERKHVKNLTTSVVDEKTEKRFSKDRNTRKNMGFRESTGMGSENCTKDGKKGIRFLATMDSQGVCGEMESRTKNGSDIQVIKVDKIGKGSKQDKVDSSELKLRVRLDMCSKRGDVIAAIQLYDLAQREGIKMGQYHYAVLLYLCSSAAVGGVQPAKSGSESVGRAIDSLDVSNEVSNVKFQELSELRDEDDRKVGATELHIRVSDNRKKLVDADREPGSIAEMELNHGSTFGNLDDKESLVQFFNECNKLNFQHLDGRPSHGKDKDVNIHGTHEIQFSEDVKKYALQRGCEIFEKMCKEKVPINEATLTAVARMAMSIGNGDLAFEMVKQMDALGINPKLRSYGPALSVFCSSGDIDKAFYVEKHMLEHGVYPEEPELKALLRVSVEGGKGDKVYYLLHKLRRIVRRVSPSTAGIIVRWFNSKAASRVGKTKWDVKEAIENGGGGWHGQGWLGKGKWTVSCTSVGLDGICKYCGQKLTTIDLDAVETEKFAESVASIAIKRDRDSSFQRFQKWLDYYGPFEAVIDGANAGIYNQGRFMPSKINAVVNGIRQKLPSKKWPLIVLHNKRITGRKMDGPVNKAFIEKWKNADALYATPTGSNDDWYWLYAAIKFKCLIVTNDEMRDHTFHLLGNDFFPRWKERHQVHFRFTDAGPDFDMPPPCSVVIQESEKGHWHIPIETEGEGEGEAEREWLCITRANSRTTRHSITTTPGGSQSVGHGKKQARSSMQTRVAIKPDRLKHNIPDNIRKPPQDYKNLKNILAASGFPDHRTVLSEIETAEELGDTVIDFQI; from the exons ATGGCCTGCTTCACCTCTAACATTCTGCAGCAAAAGCATGTACTCTCAATCACTCTCT CTACAACACTTGCTAGTAACATCCTACATGCAAAGTTATCTGCAACTGACCATGATAGTCCAACCAAAACCATTAATTCAAGAACCAGAAAGGAAAATAATGCATTGGGGTTCCCTTCTTCAAGAAGAATAGCTAAAAGGGTAGAGAGAAAACATGTCAAAAACCTTACTACTTCTGTAGTTGACGAGAAGACTGAGAAGCGGTTTTCGAAGGATAGAAATACAAGAAAGAATATGGGTTTTAGAGAAAGTACAGGAATGGGTTCTGAGAATTGTACTAAAGATGGGAAAAAGGGCATTAGATTTTTGGCAACTATGGACAGTCAAGGAGTATGTGGTGAAATGGAGAGTAGAACAAAAAACGGTAGTGATATTCAAGTTATTAAAGTGGACAAAATTGGAAAAGGGTCTAAACAAGACAAGGTTGATTCATCAGAACTCAAGTTACGAGTTAGGTTGGATATGTGCTCGAAAAGAGGAGATGTGATAGCTGCAATTCAATTATATGATTTGGCTCAGAGAGAAGGAATCAAGATGGGGCAGTATCATTATGCTGTACTTTTGTATCTTTGTTCCTCTGCTGCTGTTGGTGGTGTTCAACCAGCTAAAAGCGGGAGTGAGAGTGTTGGGCGAGCCATCGATTCATTAGATGTGTCTAATGAAGTTTCGAATGTAAAATTTCAGGAGTTGAGTGAATTAAGGGATGAGGATGATAGAAAAGTTGGTGCTACTGAATTGCATATTCGTGTTTCCGACAATAGGAAGAAATTAGTCGATGCTGATAGAGAACCTGGAAGTATAGCTGAAATGGAGTTGAATCATGGCAGTACGTTTGGTAATTTAGATGACAAGGAAAGTTTGGTCCAGTTTTTCAATGAGTGTAACAAGCTAAACTTTCAACACTTGGATGGACGGCCTTCACATGGAAAGGATAAAGATGTCAATATACATGGCACTCATGAAATTCAGTTCAGCGAAGATGTCAAGAAGTATGCACTTCAAAGGGGCTGTGAGATCTTTGAGAAAATGTGCAAGGAAAAGGTCCCAATAAATGAAGCAACCTTGACAGCTGTGGCAAGAATGGCGATGTCAATTGGTAATGGTGATCTGGCCTTTGAAATGGTGAAACAGATGGACGCATTGGGGATAAATCCTAAATTGCGGTCCTATGGACCTGCTCTATCTGTGTTTTGCAGTAGTGGAGACATCGACAAAGCATTTTATGTAGAGAAGCACATGTTGGAACATGGTGTTTATCCAGAGGAGCCTGAATTGAAGGCACTCTTAAGAGTAAGTGTAGAAGGTGGTAAAGGTGACAAGGTTTATTATTTGCTACATAAACTACGAAGAATTGTAAGGAGGGTCTCGCCCTCTACTGCAGGCATAATTGTTAGATGGTTTAACAGCAAGGCAGCTTCAAGAGTGGGAAAAACAAAATGGGACGTTAAAGAAGCAATTGAAAATGGAGGTGGAGGTTGGCATGGGCAAGGTTGGCTGGGTAAGGGAAAGTGGACTGTTTCTTGTACATCTGTTGGGCTGGATGGAATTTGCAAGTACTGTGGACAGAAATTGACCACAATTGACCTTGATGCTGTTGAAACAGAGAAATTTGCCGAATCAGTTGCTTCTATTGCCATAAAACGTGACAGAGATTCAAGCTTTCAAAGATTTCAA AAATGGCTTGATTACTATGGACCTTTTGAAGCAGTGATAGACGGAGCAAATGCTGGTATTTACAACCAGGGAAGGTTCATGCCATCAAAG ATCAATGCTGTTGTTAATGGTATACGTCAGAAGCTTCCTTCAAAAAAATGGCCACTCATTGTTCTGCATAACAAGCGAATCACTGGACGCAAGATGGATGGACCGGTAAATAAAGCTTTCATTGAAAAGTGGAAAAATGCTGATGCACTTTATGCAACACCCACTGGATCAAATGATGATTG GTACTGGTTGTATGCAGCTATAAAGTTCAAGTGTTTAATTGTGACCAATGACGAGATGAGAGACCATACATTTCATCTTCTAGGAAACGACTTCTTCCCTAGATGGAAAGAAAGGCATCAG GTGCATTTCAGATTTACTGATGCTGGTCCAGATTTTGACATGCCTCCGCCTTGCTCTGTTGTAATTCAG GAATCAGAAAAAGGTCACTGGCATATTCCAATTGAAACAGAAGGCGAAGGCGAAGGCGAAGCAGAAAGAGAATGGTTATGCATTACACGGGCTAACTCGCGAACAACAAGACATTCTATCACCACCACGCCTGGAG GATCACAGTCTGTTGGACATGGTAAGAAGCAAGCAAGGTCCTCCATGCAGACTAGAGTTGCGATAAAGCCAGATCGCTTAAAACATAACATCCCCGACAACATACGAAAGCCACCTCAAGACTACAAGAATCTCAAAAATATTCTTGCAGCATCAGGGTTCCCAGATCATCGCACTGTTCTATCAGAAATTGAGACAGCAGAGGAACTTGGAGACACTGTTATTGACTTCCAGATATAA
- the LOC7491959 gene encoding proteinaceous RNase P 1, chloroplastic/mitochondrial isoform X4 — protein MACFTSNILQQKHVLSITLCKYPSPSLHACKFHFLSHIPGSSPPKHTPLLVATTLASNILHAKLSATDHDSPTKTINSRTRKENNALGFPSSRRIAKRVERKHVKNLTTSVVDEKTEKRFSKDRNTRKNMGFRESTGMGSENCTKDGKKGIRFLATMDSQGVCGEMESRTKNGSDIQVIKVDKIGKGSKQDKVDSSELKLRVRLDMCSKRGDVIAAIQLYDLAQREGIKMGQYHYAVLLYLCSSAAVGGVQPAKSGSESVGRAIDSLDVSNEVSNVKFQELSELRDEDDRKVGATELHIRVSDNRKKLVDADREPGSIAEMELNHGSTFGNLDDKESLVQFFNECNKLNFQHLDGRPSHGKDKDVNIHGTHEIQFSEDVKKYALQRGCEIFEKMCKEKVPINEATLTAVARMAMSIGNGDLAFEMVKQMDALGINPKLRSYGPALSVFCSSGDIDKAFYVEKHMLEHGVYPEEPELKALLRVSVEGGKGDKVYYLLHKLRRIVRRVSPSTAGIIVRWFNSKAASRVGKTKWDVKEAIENGGGGWHGQGWLGKGKWTVSCTSVGLDGICKYCGQKLTTIDLDAVETEKFAESVASIAIKRDRDSSFQRFQKWLDYYGPFEAVIDGANAGIYNQGRFMPSKINAVVNGIRQKLPSKKWPLIVLHNKRITGRKMDGPVNKAFIEKWKNADALYATPTGSNDDCYKVQVFNCDQ, from the exons ATGGCCTGCTTCACCTCTAACATTCTGCAGCAAAAGCATGTACTCTCAATCACTCTCTGTAAGTATCCATCGCCATCTCTTCATGCTTGCAAATTTCACTTTTTATCTCACATTCCTGGTTCCTCACCTCCCAAGCACACACCGCTTCTTGTAGCTACAACACTTGCTAGTAACATCCTACATGCAAAGTTATCTGCAACTGACCATGATAGTCCAACCAAAACCATTAATTCAAGAACCAGAAAGGAAAATAATGCATTGGGGTTCCCTTCTTCAAGAAGAATAGCTAAAAGGGTAGAGAGAAAACATGTCAAAAACCTTACTACTTCTGTAGTTGACGAGAAGACTGAGAAGCGGTTTTCGAAGGATAGAAATACAAGAAAGAATATGGGTTTTAGAGAAAGTACAGGAATGGGTTCTGAGAATTGTACTAAAGATGGGAAAAAGGGCATTAGATTTTTGGCAACTATGGACAGTCAAGGAGTATGTGGTGAAATGGAGAGTAGAACAAAAAACGGTAGTGATATTCAAGTTATTAAAGTGGACAAAATTGGAAAAGGGTCTAAACAAGACAAGGTTGATTCATCAGAACTCAAGTTACGAGTTAGGTTGGATATGTGCTCGAAAAGAGGAGATGTGATAGCTGCAATTCAATTATATGATTTGGCTCAGAGAGAAGGAATCAAGATGGGGCAGTATCATTATGCTGTACTTTTGTATCTTTGTTCCTCTGCTGCTGTTGGTGGTGTTCAACCAGCTAAAAGCGGGAGTGAGAGTGTTGGGCGAGCCATCGATTCATTAGATGTGTCTAATGAAGTTTCGAATGTAAAATTTCAGGAGTTGAGTGAATTAAGGGATGAGGATGATAGAAAAGTTGGTGCTACTGAATTGCATATTCGTGTTTCCGACAATAGGAAGAAATTAGTCGATGCTGATAGAGAACCTGGAAGTATAGCTGAAATGGAGTTGAATCATGGCAGTACGTTTGGTAATTTAGATGACAAGGAAAGTTTGGTCCAGTTTTTCAATGAGTGTAACAAGCTAAACTTTCAACACTTGGATGGACGGCCTTCACATGGAAAGGATAAAGATGTCAATATACATGGCACTCATGAAATTCAGTTCAGCGAAGATGTCAAGAAGTATGCACTTCAAAGGGGCTGTGAGATCTTTGAGAAAATGTGCAAGGAAAAGGTCCCAATAAATGAAGCAACCTTGACAGCTGTGGCAAGAATGGCGATGTCAATTGGTAATGGTGATCTGGCCTTTGAAATGGTGAAACAGATGGACGCATTGGGGATAAATCCTAAATTGCGGTCCTATGGACCTGCTCTATCTGTGTTTTGCAGTAGTGGAGACATCGACAAAGCATTTTATGTAGAGAAGCACATGTTGGAACATGGTGTTTATCCAGAGGAGCCTGAATTGAAGGCACTCTTAAGAGTAAGTGTAGAAGGTGGTAAAGGTGACAAGGTTTATTATTTGCTACATAAACTACGAAGAATTGTAAGGAGGGTCTCGCCCTCTACTGCAGGCATAATTGTTAGATGGTTTAACAGCAAGGCAGCTTCAAGAGTGGGAAAAACAAAATGGGACGTTAAAGAAGCAATTGAAAATGGAGGTGGAGGTTGGCATGGGCAAGGTTGGCTGGGTAAGGGAAAGTGGACTGTTTCTTGTACATCTGTTGGGCTGGATGGAATTTGCAAGTACTGTGGACAGAAATTGACCACAATTGACCTTGATGCTGTTGAAACAGAGAAATTTGCCGAATCAGTTGCTTCTATTGCCATAAAACGTGACAGAGATTCAAGCTTTCAAAGATTTCAA AAATGGCTTGATTACTATGGACCTTTTGAAGCAGTGATAGACGGAGCAAATGCTGGTATTTACAACCAGGGAAGGTTCATGCCATCAAAG ATCAATGCTGTTGTTAATGGTATACGTCAGAAGCTTCCTTCAAAAAAATGGCCACTCATTGTTCTGCATAACAAGCGAATCACTGGACGCAAGATGGATGGACCGGTAAATAAAGCTTTCATTGAAAAGTGGAAAAATGCTGATGCACTTTATGCAACACCCACTGGATCAAATGATGATTG CTATAAAGTTCAAGTGTTTAATTGTGACCAATGA
- the LOC18100417 gene encoding protein CONTINUOUS VASCULAR RING 1 codes for MGDEKSAIVMASRDRELLIPVADSPDVEVASKPSSSSSSSSHHSGRETFYKVVRSWASKKFMTGCVILFPIAITFYITWWFVHFVDGFFSPIYAHLGIDIFGLGFITSITFIFLVGVFMSSWLGASVLSLGEWFIKRMPFVRHIYNASKQISAAISPDQNTQAFKEVAIIRHPRIGEYAFGFITSSVILQNYSGEEELCCVYVPTNHLYIGDIFLVNTKDVIRPNLSVREGIEIVVSGGMSMPQILSTLDSRISVDRSRSERS; via the exons ATGGGAGATGAGAAATCGGCGATCGTGATGGCGAGTAGAGATCGAGAGCTTCTCATACCGGTCGCTGACTCCCCCGATGTTGAAGTCGCTTCCaaaccctcttcttcttcttcctcatcatcGCATCACTCAGGACGCGAG ACGTTTTACAAAGTTGTTAGGAGCTGGGCTTCAAAAAAGTTCATGACAGGATG TGTCATACTGTTTCCCATTGCAATCACTTTCTACATAACATGGTGGTTTGTTCACTTTGTGGATGGATTCTTCTCTCCAATCTATGCCCATCTTGGAATTGATATCTTTG GTCTTGGATTTATAACCTCCATAACATTCATTTTCTTGGTTGGGGTATTCATGTCATCTTGGTTGGGAGCTTCTGTCCTGAGCCTTGGGGAGTGGTTTATCAAACGGATGCCATTTGTTCGTCATATTTATAATGCCTCCAAGCAAATTAGTGCTGCCATATCACCAG ACCAAAATACTCAAGCTTTCAAGGAAGTGGCCATTATAAGACATCCACGTATCGGTGAATATGCTTTTGGGTTCATTACTTCATCTGTCATCCTCCAG AACTACTCTGGAGAAGAGGAGTTATGCTGTGTGTATGTTCCCACGAATCATCTGTACATTGGAGATATATTCCTAGTCAATACCAAGGATGTTATCAGACCCAATCTTTCAGTCCGAGAAGGAATTG AAATTGTGGTGTCTGGGGGGATGTCAATGCCCCAGATCCTGTCAACACTTGATTCACGCATTTCAGTGGATAGAAGTAGATCTGAAAGAAGCTGA